The Aedes albopictus strain Foshan chromosome 2, AalbF5, whole genome shotgun sequence region GATACCTCTCGTGGGGCCGTTCTCGCACCACGAACACAATGTCCGACGGGAAGCTTTGCGGACTACAGTTACCTGCGCCTTCGAAGCGAATTCTGGCACCGGATGGAACGCCCGCCGGAATCGGAACGGTCAGTGTTTCCTCCACGATTTTCGTTCGCACTTGAGCCTCGTCGATGAATTCTTCACGGGTTATTTTCATCTTTTTGATCGCACCGTGGTAGATTTCCGACAGTTCCAAATCAACGAACTGTTCGATGTCTGGAGCTTTGGTCCGGACAAGGCTGGCATCGTTTTGGCAGAGCGGTGGGGGATTTGTGACGGCGTCGATAAGATCTCCGTACGGTGAATAGGTGgcgaagaaatctctgcaaaaatatgctatttttaccaagaactatttattttaaaaAGAACTTCCTAACTTGTAGATCTTCATGCAATCGTTTGAGAATACATAGGGCTGAACAAATCCGGTCGGAGTTACGACGCCCTTTTTCAATCCTTCCTCTCTATATACGTCATATATTCGTTTTCGCAATGGATTTGCTGTAAGGAGGCTTATTCAAAACCGATTGGTTACCCAACTTTCCCAAGAATACTCACAAAGAACATCAAAGGCTTCATTCAGCAGTTCCCAGTAATGGGGTAGGGACATCGAAGGAAGTGGAATTTCCGGTACATCGTGGAAATCATTCTTCGGATGACAACGGACGGCCCACTTCCGGTATCTAGAAAGAGTTTACGATACTTTTAGGGAAACGTCCCAATTGGGGGAGAAATGGACCTACGCCAGTCGGATTTCCGTATCGGAAGCACTACGAGGGATATCCAAAATGGCGTAATAATCGAAGCCCATTGCTTTGCTATGACAAATTGTAAAGTTGTGTTGAGAATAATTTAGTGTAGGCTAACTAGATTATTCTACCTATCATGTAAGAAGGCTTAGAATGTCCAAAGCTTGAAGTCAGCGACCGAATTCCCAAAGTAGTCCCCACAGAAACTTTCGctaaaataagttggaaaattgTCCAATTAAATTCTTgtttgaattccttgaggaatttctggaaaaaatctccaaaaactcctttggTCAATTCCTTAGGATATATGGCGAAATTCCTCacagaatctctaaagaaattcacgATTAAATACTTCGGCGAATTTCCGATAGAATTTCTAAATAAGGTCATcaaggaatgtctggagcaattctGCATAGAATTTCTTGAATCTCTGGGGAAGTTATCAAAAGACCATGGGGAAATTATCTCAAAAATCACaagaagaaatatctaaaaatacttcaacaaatcccagcagaaattcttgttggaaaaCTTGAAAAACTGCCGATGCACTCCCTTAagagttcttctgggattccctggagaaataattcgaaaaatatcaaaataatttgCAGAATAAGTTGAGGTAATCCTGATCGAACCATTGGATGAATTTCGTAATAAACTGACTGGattaattccttgaagatttttttgtagaaatttctattattttttaaatGAGTAATGTCATGAGGTTTTCCCCGACGAATCACTAATAGAcgaaagaactcttggatgaatttctaaacaaatctaatGAAGAATgctgcaggaattaaacggctaagcagtcttcaatacggaaaacgaagtttattgtttgcccgatgtttcgacactggggttttgtgtcatcttcaggggtattagttacccctgaagatgacacaaaaccccagtgtcgaaacgtcgggcaaacaataaacttcgttttccgtattgaagactgcgtagccgtttaattcctgcagtaaacttctcagtcgatccgccaagagaCTAATGAAGAATTATTCTgcaaattacttaagaaattttccaaataatTCCTTAAACTTCTaattaaatttctggagaaattctcggtggaattcctTGTATTAATTTTCCAATGAAGGACTGAAAGAATTAAtcgcagaattcctggaagaatcattaaaggaatttcccaaaaatggtttctcaacgaattccaggagataaATACATTCTCGTATAAATATCTGAAGGTATTTAATAATAAATTCTCAAACGATTCCATTAAGAAGTTCTttaggaaatccctgcagaagttccgCCAAAGAATCGCTTCtcacggagaaaaatataaagtCATGTCAAACATATTACGGTTCTAAACAAGCATacttgtgcactgacttttatataatcctttTTTGAGATTGTATCACGCATAATACAATAGATTGAAGAATAATTGAAGCTTGAATTAACCAGAATTGAAGATTTGATTAGAGCTAGAAATATGGTTCATTCAACTATATtatgcttacatcaacaatatttatggttgATGATTTGGCAGTTCATTTATTCTCATGATGGATAcaagcatgtttatgcttaaATTAAACCTCAAACGGAGGGTTGAACTAACTGTATTGGATTGTTGGTTTAAGCACTGAGAATcgacaaatttgtttttttattgctaaaatcattatttattatttttatttatttagaaaaaaattattttttgaaagttttatatATGAGAAAAACGCGAGGATAAAATTATAGTTTAAATAATATTACGGTTATCAGTACTTTACAGGCCTATGATGATTATCCAAGTCCGAGGCGATTCATTGACTACTGAAATGGCTTTGTTTGCTAGACGTCGTGGAGGCAGGAGAGCTTCAATTTCTTCACCCTCAATTTGCGGCTATGCAATATCATTCCCGTTGACTGAAATCGAAATTCCTTTAAACACATTTATAAAGTAAAGCTTTTGATTTATACAtacccaaaaatttcaaaataatttcacAGAATTGAAGTTGTCGCTTACAACAACCGCCGCCATGATGAACAAATTACTGAATTAACAGACAACAGCCAAGAAGATTCAAGTAATGACAAATATTCTTGGTATAGGCATAATATGGTTGATCTTCAATGACGTTGATACAAACAAAATATATGCCTGGTGCAAACATCATATCATTGTGAAACAACCATTTGAAGCTATTATACTAAGAATATCTTTGAAGCTTAATAGAACTATGAGAAAAGTTATATCGAGcagacaacatttctgtccgtgcttcttcttcttcttcttcttcttcatgactctacgttcccactggaactttgccggcctcgcttcaactttgtgttctttgagcacttccacagttattaactgaagggctttctttgcctgtcattgcatgaatttgtgtattgtgtgtatacaacgatacactatgccctgggagccgagaatattttcccgaccgaaacgggaatcgaacacgccgtctccggattagcgatccatagcgttaaccactaggctaactagagaccccaaagaattcctacgTAATGGAGAAATTCTGCAAAGTAACCTTTGAGAAACTTTCAattaaatgaatctctggagaattttcctatgattttctgaaaggatttacAACAGTAGgtctggaagaaattcccaaacgaattcttagaagaatttcgctGAGAATATCTGGAGCTTTCTTAACGATTCCCTGCACCGCCACTAGcaacgcctagtggcagaatctcGAATTAATCCACTGATCAACTGAGAACCCTTAATCTACcgaccaactttgctgaagacaccatctttctcagGATACTAAGATATATGGAATACAAAGTGTGTTatctctctagcgccgcctagaggTAGAACTTTGAATCAAACGGCACATCACCAGTAGCCaattaacatttattgtgaatgtaaacgtcaacgaagcgtcctcaatacggcttgatgctgagttactgtgttgtacatttggacggaagcttctatgcgaGCCCTATACCCCTATACCattgaatctggcgaacttaatctacatgtgtatgctgtgcgagcagctcctatgtcaccaagtcatagctcttttctcggctctatgtaaccactaactgaataacatcttgagaaggcgcttttcagccttttcacagttgttaaataatagttatacgacaTCTCCAAATTGATCGATAAATAtgattaggttatggataccgtgacgcaatatatGTGGAACTGCAACTATCGCTTTTAaactgaataattaaagtactagccgctacttggaatcgaactcccgatctccgtcacactgctatatataaatatcatagaaaatagcccgttttgttttactctagacaaggcttcataattgtgccacaagaaaccttacccaacttcatcttgctgcaaaaacttgtgaaacgtcaaacgcaataatgtttacagtgaacaagctgtgtggttgcaccaacaggttcttcgtcacagcttctagctgaaacagtgttctttaaacaactacgaagcgctgctgttatgtgtatttggcaacattacaaaacgtactgtataaaagaagctgttgtattggctggaactcttactcgatttgcacatttgcgggcaaatcttccggcattgaattgaagtgcaataaaagcaatccaaataatttcacagcacagagatggatagctgtaaaataTTTgtatagtagctatatatcccgcttaaagtttgttttgacatctgacaagccgtgttggtataccacaaggggctagacacgtattagcataatgagtgtattagaaacagggtgcaaaattttcatagtcattgactgaaaacatcacgagtttgaatgattctgcactgaatattcaaaacaaacaaattcattttcgctctccctcttcacacagtcagtcaattcgtagtcattgaatatgaagccgatcgagaaacatctacataattacctacgtttatggctacgattccttccaaaaacactccacaacaatcaagtGGAAAAAGATCTGTTaaattaaatgtaatcgaaacattaatattttatcagtaatttaacactttgtaagatgtttacaaatattcattaactttcattcagttgacaaacgagtatcgagcagctgaatatgaatatgcaggcaagtgaatgaaaattgccgcacggtgaacttcaattcgtctgctcgaaaattttgagcCCTGATTAGAAGTATATTAGTATATTTGCGGTATATTAATGTATTAATGTATGTTAATGTATTATCATAAAAGTAATCGTACTCGCTGAAATCAAGGCTGTGACAGATGAATCaaaaaaacaaacattgtttatcgAAAAAAATTGGCCGCAGAGTTTGCTACGATGCATTAAGCCAATAATTGTACGTGTCTGGCCCCTTgatataccaacagtttcttcattacagcttctagctgtaatgagaTCGCATTACGGCCTTCAAAACGTTACTGCTTTGTGGGtttgtcagtattacgaattTTACTGTATAGTAACAGCTGTTTTGCTAGTggagactcctattcgatttgatcaagttttcacatcttccggaaaatctcccgaagttggaatagagtgcagttaaggcagccccagtgacaagtgattgatttctgaaaatcgagtttggtagctgtacgGTGCTTattttgcagccgtgtattagcttatgatttatatttgataagcttcccttttattcagctttGAATGCTTCAATTCGATAGTTACACAACATAAAGCAAattactgaagcttatagcgcttaAAATGTTAGTTGGACAGGGTGCTGAGATAtaaggtatggaaatttcgctagttttatgtttttgtctgtgatttttgtcatagacaaacagacataatacTGATTGAGTTTTCATACCATATGTCTCAGGatcttagagagatggtgtctttggcaaaattgtttggctggttaaGAATTAACGGATGATGGGCCGTAtatttcaaaattccaccactaggcggcgctagagaccaaatatattttatatttcatactagctgtacccggcaaactttgtcttgcctactgcgttttttgacgtttcaagtttctaacc contains the following coding sequences:
- the LOC109400706 gene encoding dnaJ homolog subfamily B member 13, whose translation is MGFDYYAILDIPRSASDTEIRLAYRKWAVRCHPKNDFHDVPEIPLPSMSLPHYWELLNEAFDVLSNPLRKRIYDVYREEGLKKGVVTPTGFVQPYVFSNDCMKIYKDFFATYSPYGDLIDAVTNPPPLCQNDASLVRTKAPDIEQFVDLELSEIYHGAIKKMKITREEFIDEAQVRTKIVEETLTVPIPAGVPSGARIRFEGAGNCSPQSFPSDIVFVVRERPHERYRREGADLHVEVPITLKDALVGFPLELIGVDGTWLLVQIVDVVHPGYEKVLKGEGLPIPDADGPVKRGDMHITFTTSFPDFIPKDLRGKFRVLFEELYQEQL